One Salvia splendens isolate huo1 chromosome 12, SspV2, whole genome shotgun sequence genomic window carries:
- the LOC121757051 gene encoding uncharacterized protein At4g38062-like: MEMDRVNIQLDDGKRLRNKREMKIELSDGLRKARLEKSTINQLNISEVGKLRAMTEEIFELRKLYGKLQSCVDQKDLLLDQISSANGKLEAECDVKFRKLEGENGDLVLLLDEAFARIHDLEKKTASSSEEISGLKRLLSVKQQLDSETKNNASVDLKERDEHVLKLEEEYRVFQDQLRWRNQQFSHLEEAYKKLQALFNERESEWQREISSLLHEISELQSTLDARGCTSKLSLVELESTETLKLMLQKSESEVENLKLNLETNQQAHEQEKTSLLISMNDKDAKIGSLEQQISMLKSIILAESKAAENLNQEKDNYVKNFQNEIAQLRNKLAEREVTNDTLRQENDGMISSIDEKEEKTQQLRVSLAGKEYVLDEAFTESEDQKTLEAEKKNWVTADMEKEMNRLHESSVQVALQPGETKGLEELKGQLENETRCFENLLEELVSHKQALLDGRTKEENNRENLLAQLESMCQLIGSLCTEDAKLMKSSPLYEEDGGSDELISGLLLSRKSVQVCMSERAPLAELNVSSLSI; the protein is encoded by the coding sequence atggaaatggacAGAGTTAACATTCAGCTGGATGATGGGAAAAGGCTCAGAAACAAACGAGAGATGAAAATTGAGTTGTCGGATGGTTTGAGAAAAGCCCGCCTTGAGAAATCAACCATAAACCAACTAAACATTTCGGAGGTTGGGAAACTGCGTGCCATGACGGAGGAGATTTTTGAGCTTAGAAAGCTGTATGGGAAACTGCAATCCTGTGTAGATCAGAAGGACTTGCTTTTAGATCAGATTAGTTCTGCCAATGGGAAACTTGAAGCCGAGTGTGATGTGAAATTTCGAAAATTGGAGGGTGAAAACGGGGATTTAGTCTTGTTATTAGATGAAGCATTTGCAAGAATTCATGATTTAGAGAAGAAGACTGCTTCAAGTTCTGAGGAAATATCTGGACTAAAAAGGCTCTTATCAGTTAAACAACAGCTGGACTCTGAAACGAAGAATAATGCCTCGGTGGATCTGAAGGAGAGAGATGAACACGTACTCAAACTGGAGGAGGAATATAGAGTTTTCCAAGATCAGTTGAGATGGAGAAACCAGCAGTTCTCACACCTTGAAGAAGCATACAAAAAGCTTCAGGCTTTGTTCAACGAGCGTGAGTCGGAGTGGCAGAGGGAGATATCGTCACTTCTTCATGAAATCTCTGAATTGCAAAGTACTTTGGATGCCCGGGGTTGTACCTCAAAGTTGTCATTGGTTGAACTAGAAAGCACAGAAACACTGAAGCTCATGTTGCAGAAGTCAGAATCTGAGGTTGAAAATCTGAAATTAAATTTGGAAACGAATCAGCAAGCACACGAGCAGGAGAAGACCAGCCTTCTCATCTCCATGAATGACAAAGATGCCAAAATTGGTAGCTTGGAGCAACAGATTTCCATGTTAAAGTCGATAATTTTAGCAGAATCGAAGGCTGCTGAAAATCTCAATCAAGAGAAGGATAACTATGTCAAGAATTTTCAGAACGAGATTGCACAGTTAAGAAACAAGTTGGCTGAAAGAGAAGTGACAAATGACACTCTAAGACAGGAAAATGATGGGATGATATCTTCTATTGacgaaaaagaagagaaaacgCAACAACTTCGGGTATCTCTTGCAGGGAAGGAGTATGTGCTTGATGAAGCATTTACGGAATCAGAGGATCAGAAAACCTTAGAGGCTGAAAAGAAAAACTGGGTGACTGCCGACATGGAGAAAGAAATGAATAGATTGCATGAGAGCTCAGTGCAAGTAGCCCTACAGCCTGGAGAAACGAAGGGATTGGAAGAGCTCAAAGGTCAACTAGAGAATGAAACGAGGTGCTTTGAGAATCTCCTCGAGGAGCTCGTGTCCCATAAACAAGCTTTGCTTGATGGTCGAACAAAAGAGGAAAATAACAGGGAGAATTTGCTTGCACAGCTTGAAAGCATGTGTCAGCTAATCGGATCGTTGTGCACGGAAGATGCAAAATTGATGAAATCATCTCCCCTTTACGAGGAAGACGGTGGAAGTGATGAACTCATCAGTGGTTTGCTACTCTCAAGAAAATCTGTTCAAGTGTGTATGAGTGAAAGAGCTCCACTGGCAGAGCTAAATGTGAGTTCTCTCTCTATATAG
- the LOC121759722 gene encoding magnesium-dependent phosphatase 1-like yields the protein MGDDTVKNEAMEIMGMCQLLPRLVVFDLDYTLWPFYCECRSKRDMPRLYPHAKGILYALKDKGVKIAIASRSPTPDIANTFLDKLGIKSMLVAQEIFSSWTHKTDHFQRINRRTNIPYAEMLFFDDEDRNIDAVSNMGVTSILVGNGVNLGALRQGLSKYSQNQSPSGRSKRGSQNLSKKSSTSETEEQ from the exons atggGAGACGACACGGTGAAGAACGAAGCGATGGAGATTATGGGTATGTGTCAGTTGCTTCCTCGCCTCGTCGTCTTCGATCTCGATTACACTCTCTGGCCTTTCTACTG TGAATGTCGCTCCAAACGGGATATGCCGAGGCTGTATCCTCATGCCAAGGGCATCCTCTATGCCCTCAAAGATAAAGGTGTTAAGATTGCAATTGCCTCAAGATCGCCAACTCCTGATATAGCCAACACTTTTCTTGACAAATTGGGGATAAAATCAATGTTGGTTGCTCAG GAAATATTTTCTAGTTGGACTCACAAGACTGATCATTTTCAAAGAATTAATCGGAGGACCAACATTCCATACGCTGAAATGCTCTTTTTTGATGACGAGGATCGCAATATAGATGCA GTATCTAATATGGGTGTTACAAGCATCTTGGTTGGCAACGGCGTGAACTTAGGCGCTCTGAGACAGGGTCTGTCAAAGTACTCACAGAACCAGTCGCCTTCTGGAAGAAGCAAGCGTGGCTCGCAAAACCTCTCGAAAAAGTCGAGCACGTCAGAAACAGAGGAGCAATAA
- the LOC121758552 gene encoding MADS-box protein SVP-like, which yields MVRQKIEIKKIDNLTSRQVTFSKRRRGLFKKAKELATLCDAEIALIVFSATGRLFDYSSSSMTQVIQRRKAQPEGINRLRQTFLNQVGGDIDDAISKELTALTREYKQLNGEELQDLSMNELARLERVVESALGRVSKTKNDQLMFEISKLETREIELKKENEMLKQQAEKKRNATEQGSSVESIANSYGFRARCPYEDKSASDTALKLGLPFPAGDC from the exons ATGGTGAGGCAGAAGATTGAGATAAAGAAGATCGATAACTTGACATCGAGGCAGGTGACTTTTTCGAAGAGGAGAAGAGGGCTTTTCAAGAAAGCGAAAGAACTCGCCACTCTTTGCGATGCTGAGATTGCTCTCATTGTTTTCTCGGCCACCGGCAGGCTCTTTGACTACTCCAGCTCCAg CATGACGCAAGTCATCCAACGGCGTAAGGCGCAGCCAGAGGGTATCAACCGACTCCGGCAAACTTTCCTCAATCAG GTGGGAGGCGACATTGATGATGCGATCAGCAAGGAACTCACGGCCTTGACTCGCGAATACAA gcAACTTAATGGAGAAGAGCTCCAAGATCTCAGCATGAATGAACTGGCTAGACTGGAGAGAGTGGTGGAGTCTGCATTGGGCCGAGTTTCTAAAACAAAG AATGACCAGCTTATGTTTGAGATCAGCAAGCTGGAGACAAGG GAAATAGAACTGAAGAAAGAAAACGAGATGCTGAAACAGCAAGCTGag AAAAAAAGAAACGCAACGGAACAAGGAAGTTCAGTTGAGTCCATCGCCAACTCCTATGGCTTTCGGGCCCGTTGTCCGTACGAGGACAAGAGTGCCTCCGACACCGCTCTAAAGCTCGG GTTACCTTTTCCCGCCGGCGACTGTTAG
- the LOC121756892 gene encoding uncharacterized protein LOC121756892 produces the protein MMQVIQKRKVQPAEGINRFRQTLLSQVGGDNNDAISKEHMALTREFNRLKGEELEELDMNELARLERVVESALGRVAKKVYVRDQQAGDKGNRTGERKCDAETAS, from the exons ATGATGCAAGTGATTCAAAAGCGTAAGGTGCAACCAGCTGAGGGTATCAACCGATTCCGGCAAACTCTCCTCAGTCag GTGGGAGGCGACAACAATGATGCGATCAGCAAGGAACACATGGCCTTGACTCGCGAATTCAA TCGGCTTAAGGGAGAAGAGCTCGAAGAGCTCGACATGAATGAACTGGCCAGGCTAGAAAGAGTGGTAGAGTCAGCCTTGGGACGAGTTGCTAAAaaag TTTATGTTCGAGATCAGCAAGCTGGAGACAAGG GGAATCGAACTGGAGAAAGAAAATGCGATGCTGAAACAGCAAGCTGA